A segment of the Asinibacterium sp. OR53 genome:
TACAGATCGCAACGGTTGGGACCAGATCAGTGCTACAGAATCGATCAACCCCTGGTGGCAGAGCGATTATGCGCAAGTGAAGTTCACATTGGCGCCGGCGAATAAACAGCCTCTTGCAGGGCGCCGTGTGTATTTGTTGGGTGAATGTACCGGCAACCAGGTAAGCGATACTTCCCTGATGCAGTTCGATGAAACGAATGGCGTATATACCAAGACCCTGTTGCTCAAACAAGGTTATTACAGCTATATCTATGTTACCAAATCTGTTAAAGATCGGGACGAAAGAGCTGCTACCGATCTCACCGAAGGAAATTATTGGGAAACGGAGAACGATTATACCATATTGGTCTACTATCGTTCATTGAGTGGCAGGCATGATGAATTGCTGGGCATCAGCACACTCAATTCACGTACTGCCAGGTATTAGGTATTTAGTCAGGCAGGCGGCTCGTAAGATAGAGATAAGGCAGGATGCCGTGGTGTATGAATACTTTTTGCGGATTATCGGGATATTTCCGGTAATAAGCAGTATCAGCCTGTAAAACAATGTATTGTCCGCAGCGGGCGTAATTCATACTGGGTATATATTTTGGCGGTTCATAACCCGGAAGATATTTCTTTGCCAAGCCTCCTGCAGTTTTGCCCAGGTATCGCTCATATTTTTTTCTTGAGCGGATAGGAGATTTGTTCAGTTGATTGTATACATGACGAATGAACAGGTTCTTGGGAAATTTTTGTTTTTTAATAAGAGGTGAAATATTGCTGAAAGGATTGACAGCGTTGAAATCATCCAGGGTTTGAATAGATACGGGCGTTTCCGGTACCCAATCGGCCTGGTTCACAACCGTCAATCCCCATCCCCCCATGGTCAATCGCTCATAGTCGTACGCAAAATACAGGTTGCCGGGTTTGGGTGCAGCACTTGAATAAGTTTTGAAACGGATATCACTTGGCAGGCGTTTGGTTGATTTTTGATTTTCCAGGTATGCGGTCAACAGGAATGAAATGGTGCCACCCTGGCTATGTCCCAGGATGATGAATTGTTTTGTACCCTTTGCATACAGCGAATCGATCTTCGGCAATATGTCTTTGGAAAGAAAAGCCGTTCCAATAAGCCAGCCCGCATGAACGGCAGCGCGAGGATGATCGGTCAGGTGATAGTTGAAAGTAAAATCGTTGGTCAGTTTGATGCTTCCTGCTGCAGGCACCATAGCTGCATAAAAATTTTCCAACCAGCTGGCATCGTGGGAAGTGGTGCCGCGGATACTGATCACTGCGATGCCATTGGAAGAAGTCCAGAGTTCCCACCGGTTGTCCAGCCCACTCGTTGCAGAAAGATAAATCCTTACAAAATGTTCGGGTGCGGGAATCGAAGCTACTTCAGGGGCATCTGACTGGCGGGCCGAGATCTTCAATAACTCTGTGTATTCGGCTTTGTTGAAGCCGGGTTTTAACAAGATTGTCTGACCTTTGGCATTCAGGTAACAGATAAACAATAGTGAATATATGCAGGTGACGATCTTACGTATTGGCATTGGATTGGATTGTACTCAAATATACCCAATGCTAAAAAAAACGGGAAAATAAACTGTGATGCCTTAGCTTTGCAACTGGCAGGTCTTACACGACCAGCTCCTGCTGAACCTCCCCAGGGCAGGAATGCAGCAAGGATAAGTGGTTGAGCGGTGCGATGTGAGTAGCCTGCCATTTTTTACCCCCTCTACCCCCGATGGGGGCATTTCATTTGAGGGGGAAGCTAATTTTAAACCGCATGAAATTTTTTATCGACACGGGTAATCTTTCCCAGATCAAAGAAGCCCATGACCTGGGTATCCTCGATGGTGTAACCACCAATCCTTCCCTGATGGCAAAAGAAGGCATCAAAGGAGAAGCTGCTATTGCCAATCATTACAAAACCATTTGCGAGCTGGTAGATGGCGATGTAAGTGCAGAAGTGTTATCAACCGATTTCGCTACTATTGTTGAAGAAGGGAAAAAACTGGCGGCCATTCACCCCAATATCGTGGTGAAAGTTCCCATGATCAAAGACGGCGTAAAAGCCATCAAATGGTTTACCGATAAGGGTATCCGTACCAATTGCACTTTGGTATTCTCTGCCGGACAAGCCATCCTGGCTGCCAAAGCAGGTGCCAGTTATGTATCGCCTTTCATCGGCCGTATCGACGATAGTGGTTGGGATGGTATGGAACTGATTGCGCAGATCCGCCATATCTATGATATACAGAATTTCAAAACAGAAATTCTGGCGGCTTCTATCCGCAGTGCACTGCATATCACCAAAGCTGCGGAAGCAGGTGCGGATGTATGTACTTGTCCGCTCGATTCCATCCTCGGCTTGCTCAAACATCCTTTAACGGATATCGGTCTGGCCAAGTTCCTGGAAGATGCCAAGAAAATGTAAATGAATGATATTGATTAATAAAAAAGCCCTCCGCATACGGGGGGCTTTTTATTGGCATGATGATATTATAATTGGATCAGCTTGCCTGCTGCACTGCTTTGCACTGCAGTTTCAATGATCCGCACAACATTGATACCATCTTGTACGGTAACAGGCATCTCTGTGTTTTGGGTGAGTGCATGATAAACGGCTTCATAATATGCATAATAATTACCCTGTAGTGTATGAACCCGTTCCCTGATAATTTTTCCGTTCTTTTCTGTATGCAATAATCCTTCTTCGGATACAGGTTCTATTCCCCAATCGGTTCCGCCCGGCTTTTTATTTTCTATCAGATCCGCTTCCTGTACATCCGCGCGTGTTTTGATAAATGATCCTTTGTGACCGTGCACGATAAAAGAAGGCAGCGGCTCTCTCACCAGGTAACCTGCTTTCAGGCGTACCCGCATGGTTTTATAATAAAGCAATAACTCAAAATAATCATCCACCTGCGATACCGGCCTGGTAATGCGGATATCGGCAAACAGGGCATCGGGCATACCAAAAAGGAACAGGGCCTGGTCAATCAAATGCGGACCCAGGTCGTTGAGCACACCTGCACCGGGACCGGGAATTTCTTTGTGCATCTTGGGACTCAATTCTTCCTTGTACCTGTCGAAATGAAACTCGGCTTCGGTGATATCGCCGAGCCATCCTTCTTCTACTATTTTTTTTACGGTCTTGAAATCACTATCCCACCTGCGGTTCTGGAATACGCTTATTTTTTTATGCTTTTGTGCGGCCAGTTGTTGCAGTTCAATGGCTTCTGCCACGGAAGTGGTGAATGCTTTTTCCACCACCGCATGTTTACCTGCTTCCAATACTTTTTTGGTGTATTCAAAATGCGTATTGGTGGGTGTATTCACAATCACCAGTTCAATGCGCTCATCGGCAAGCAGTTCTTCCAGCGAACGGAAGATGCGAATGCCCGGGTAAAATTCGAGTGAGGCGGATTTTGTTCTTTCCCACACATCATATAATTCAAGGCCGGGATGCAAATGAATGAAGGGGGCATGGAATACCCTGCCCGACATTCCAAAAGACAGCAGTGCGGTTCTGATCTGTTGCATAATATCAATGAATAATGATTCGGTTAAAATTCTTTTTTCTTTTCTTTTGGCAAGTGCTGGAGATCTTTTTGGTAATACTTAGCCCAGCCATTGCTGCAAGCGAAGACCACCGGTTTGCCCAAAAGATGCTCAACCCATACAGGGATTGCAAAATAACGACGATCGGTAAAATATTCGAAGTATTTATGGCTGTCCTCATCGGCTGTACCCAGGATATTGCGGGCTACAAAATCACCGCAGAAGCTGGCCCAGGGAAGCCCCACCACACCCAGTATAAAGTGAATACGCGGATTGGAAGCATCGCGTACAATGGTAGGCAACAGGTCACGTGTGGTATCGATCAGGCCAGGCCAATATTGAATAAAATGCAGGTCGCGCAGAAAAGGGAAATGCGATTTAAAACGTTTGTGCACACCGTCGATCACATCTTCATGGTTCCAGGCTTTGGGAAGAAAAGTCGTAATGGCATTGCCACCGCCAAGTAAAATACGGTTGCCTTCCACCAAACGCCAGTAAGAATATACCAATGTACTATCCCACATCTGCAAGTCATCTCCCGATGGATACAGCTGGTACAATTCCTGGTCATTCAACGGCTCACTGATGCTTAAAAAAGTTTGTGCATGAAATACTTCATCGGCCACTTTGTTGAATTGATGCTCCATTTTATCGATGGCAACAATGATCTGGCCGGCAGCAACAGAGCCGGCATGCGTATATGCTGTATTGCCTTCGATGCGTAACACTTCGGTACTCTCATAAATATCAATACCCGCTTCCTGTAAATGATGCTTCATGCCTTGCAGGTATTGCAGCGGGTTGATGCCATAAGTATCGGTATACCTTACAGCACCTGTAAACCCGGCAGAACCTACCAGGTTGTCCAGCTCTTGTTTATTGTAGAGGGTCTGGTTGGTAAAACCCACATGCTTCCTGCATTTCATCTCATCCTGTACATCCTGCCAGCCGCTTTTGCCAATGCCCATAAAAAGACTGTCCTGCACCCTGAAATCGCAATTGATGTGGTATTTCGTTACATATTCTTTGATCAGTGCAATGCCCTTGACCGGTACTTCCCATATTTCATTCGCTCCCTTCAACCCATAACGCCTCACCAATTGTGATAATTCCAGTTCACTATCGGGTGTGAGAAAACCGGCGCTGCGACCGCTGGAACTACCGCCCAGGATATTTTTCTCAAGCAATACGACAGACAAACCCTTGTTCATCAAAGCCGCTGCTGCACTTACGCCCGACATGCCACCCCCGATGATCAGCACATCGCATTTGCGGTGTGCCTGCAAAGGTTTGCAGAACATATATTTTTCTTCCAATAATGTAGTTACCCACCAGTTTTGAATGATCATGGTATTGCTTTTTTAAAGGCAAATTTGCTCAGGTTGGGTTGATGAGAACGTTTCCGGTTTTGTTCATATTCATATATGATCCTGCCTACTTCTTTAAAGAAAGGATAACCGGTTTCTTCATACTCGTATTTGTCATCGTTCAAAATTCCATCGCGATTAACATATATGACACCAGAGAGCATGAATTCAATTTTTTTCTCGAAGTCAACGATATAAGCTGCATCGGTAAGATAGCCATAAGACCATCCCGTTTTATTAAAGATACGGATATTGGAAGGTATTTTTTGACGGCCATCTTTGAACAGGAAGAATTTGGTATAGCTGTCGAAATAGGTGGTGGTGTCATAGCGTGGATGCTCACTTTCAGAAGGGTATTCCGACATATACCGGTATAAGAGTTGTTCATCCTCATCCGATAAATGGAATCGTTTCGATGCAGGAACCGATTGAGGAAAGAGCACCGACTGAAGTATCTGTTGCAGGTCTTCCAACGGAAAATTGTTGTGCCGCGTGAAATCCATCGGTTGATGAATGAGTGAATCGTGACGGTCGTAAAAAGCATTTCCTACCAATGCCTGCTTACTGTAATCGAATGGAATATCGCTGTATGCGGCAGGTTGTTGATATAGCAATGTTCCATTCTTTTCAAAGCGGATAGCGTTCGTATGACGGTTTTCTTCTTCACTCATAGGTGTAAACCGCCGCACAATGCGTATATCAGGATAACCTTTGCTCCATAAAGTACGGTTGAGTGTTGCCTGTCCCACGAATTCATACAAGCGGTTGTATGCATCATTATCACTGATGAGGAATATTTTTTTGATGTAGTGTTCAACAGAAGGATAACCATCTGCGGAAGAACTATCGCTCCATACGGCAGACTGGGAACTGAAGCTGCTATCGGTTAACATATGTGTTCGCCTGTCAACCCCATATTTACTGAGCGTGCGTAATTTTTCCAACGCCACCAACGCAGTAGGTAGTTTAACTGTAGAAGCAGGATTGAAATACCGGTTACGGTCTACATGCAGGTAATGATTTTTGAAATGAGGCCGGTTGTTGGCGTCGCGGTTGATTTCTGTATAGATGATCTGGTATTGAAAACTGTCGGGATGGTTCAATACCTTTTGCAGCAGCGGTGGCGCTTTACTGTTCAGCAGTTGTTGCAGCCAGGGATCTGTTTTTTCCTGGGCAGGAACGAGGCGGGGGCACAGCAGGAGCAGCAACAGCCAGACAGCTTGTTGTCGGTGGAGAAATAAAATACGCATGATGATGAACTGTTTGCGAACTAAATAGAACTAAATATAAATACAAATTCCGTTTCATGTTTTTTTTGGCATGGCATTTGGAAATACAAGACATGAATCAAACAATATTGTAATGAAAAAGATTATGATGGTAATGGGAGCATTCCTGATGGTATGCTGCTTTACAAAAGCAAAGGCGCAGGTTATGGGAGTAAAGGGCGGTTTCAGCATAGCGGATATATCCAGTACTGGTGGCAATAGCCGTACCAGCGGACATGCAGGTTTGTTTTTCAATTCATTGCTTACAAAATCATCAAGAAATTGGTATATCCAGCCGGAGATATTGTATTCCGGTGAAGGCGAAAGATTCCAGACACCGGTGGGCGACAGGGTGATTGCATTGAGTTATATCAATGTGCCTGTGATGTTCCAATACTATCCTGCCAGGCAGGTTTATGTGGAAGCGGGCCCGCAACTGGGAATGCTGGTAGGCGCGGCCGACAAGGATCCCAGCAGCAAAATAAATGTCATGAGCGATTATAATAAGTTCGCATTGAGTGCTGGCCTGGGAGTGGGGATACAGGCAACGGATCAGATAGGGTTCGACGCGCGATATAATTTTGGTCTTACCAACATTGTAGCCAATACCAATTCCTTGCATTATAGCAATGTGCTGCAGGTAGGGGTTGCGGTGAGGATAAAATAAAACCAGCAGGCAACAACGAATAAACAACAGCAACAACAGGTAAAACAAAGGCCTTACCGATATCGGTAAGGCCTTATTGTTATTGCGGCTCATTGGTTGAGTCGCCGGGTTGTTGGTGTTTGTTTCGCACATGAAGTATATGTGCCGCTTCCACCAATCTTTCCATTTTTTCATAAAAGAAAAGTATAGAGCCTCTCTCGTGCTGATCAAGACCATCAGAAAAGTCTCCGTTCACCGTGGTTTTCAGCCAAAGCCATAAAAGCTCTCTCACATCCGGGAGATGCGCGTAATCAAAAAGTTCATCGATTACCAGCAGGGGATGCTCAACCTCTTCTTTGCTGAGTTTTCTGGAATGGGATTCCCATTCCGGGTACTGTGTCAAAGGCATTTTTTACTGTTTTTAATAGTGATCAATCGCTCTTTGCTTGCTGGACTTTTTGTGCGATGCTGTGCACAATACCCCGGGGTTTGTATTGTTACAAAGCAGTTGTTAGTATACAACCACTTCCCCGATAGTGGCGGTATACTTTGGGTTCGTTTTACGAGATAGGTTTGGACCGTAGATTTGTCTTGTAGGTTGACGGATGGTTCTGCATACCCGCTGTGAGTTAAGACAAATTACCGTATAAACAACCATTGTGATGTCATACAGATTGATTTACTTCGTAAAACATTTCAGCCACAATAATAGTAATATTTCTATTAATAATAAAATTTTTAGCAAACTTATTTCTAATAAATTTATCCACATTGACGATCATTGAACGCTTATACCAATACATGGATTTTCGTGGTCTCTCTGCTTATGAAGTAGAACATGCCTGCAGCATATCCAACGGATATCTTGGCAAGCAGCGAAAGAAACAGGGAGCCGTAGGTACCGATATCCTGGAAAGAATCAAAACACAGTATCCAGAGCTCAGCATCATCTGGCTCTTTTCAGGCAGGGGTAATATGCTCATCGATGCAAGCCTGCCGCCTGAAGAACAATTGGCCTACGAAATGAATGAAGAGAAAGCAGCCTATCTCACTTCCAAAGATGAAATCATCGCACTCCTCAGGACCCAGGTAATATTGTTGGAAAATGCACTGACCGACAAACAAAAACTGATCACACTGCTGGAAAAAGAAACAGAAAGAAAAAAGCCGTAAGCAAATGAACGCATCATTTTCTTACGGCTTTTGGTTTTGATCAACGGTATAGCTTATGCATTTTCTGCGTAAGCCGAAACAGGTTCGCAAGTGCATACCAGGTTGCGATCACCGTGTGTGTTATTCACCCTCGCCACGCTCGGCCAGAATTTATTCTGTGTAACATAGTACAATGGAAACGCTGCTTCCTTACGTGAATAGGCATGCGGCCATTCATCACCACAAACAACGGCTTGCGTATGTGGTGCATGCTTAAGCGGATTATCGGCTTTGTCGGAATGTCCTTCCTCTATAGCCCTGATCTCTTCATAAATTGAGATCAATGCATCACAGAAACGATCGAGTTCGGCTTTATCCTCACTCTCGGTAGGTTCAATCATAATAGTGCCCGGAACAGGAAAACTCAGTGTGGGCGCATGGAAACCATAATCGATCAAACGCTTGGCCACATCTTCTGCTTCAATACCCACGCTTTGTTTGAACGGTCGCAGGTCAACAATGAACTCGTGCGCACAGGTTCCATTGCTGCCGGTGTACAATATCTTATAGTATTTTTCAAGCCGCGCTTTCATGTAATTGGCATTCAGGATGGCATATTCAGTTGCCATCTTCACACCATCTGCACCCAGCATTTTGATATAAGCATAGCTGATGAGCAGGATGCTGGCCGATCCGTAAGGCGCCGCACTTACAGCCAACCGGCCATTGCCTGTGTTGGCATGACCGGGAAGGTATGGAGCGAGTTTGTCGTTCACACAAATAGGGCCCATGCCGGGACCGCCACCGCCATGCGGGATAGCGAAGGTTTTGTGCAGGTTGAGGTGACACACATCGGCGCCAATGGTACCCGGACTGGTCAGTCCTACCTGCGCATTCATATTCGCTCCATCCATGTACACAAGACCACCATTCTCGTGTATGATATTGCAGATGTCTTTGATGGTTTCTTCAAAAACACCATGGGTCGATGGGTAAGTAACCATCAACACACCCAATGTGTCTTTGTATTGTACTGCTTTTTCTTTCAGATCAGCTACATCGATATTTCCTGCATCATCACATTTTACCACCACCACTTTGAAACCGGCCATGACCGCACTGGCAGGATTGGTGCCGTGCGCACTGATAGGTATCAACACTACATTGCGATGTGCCTGGTTATGCGCCGCATGATATGAGCGGATAGACAACAGACCGGCATATTCACCCTGAGCGCCGCTATTAGGTTGGAGGCTGCAGGCAGTAAAGCCGGTGATCTGGCAAAGAAATGCACTGAGTTCTTCAATGATCTGCTGGTATCCTGTTGCCTGTTCTGCGGGAACAAAAGGATGAAGACCGCCGAACTCAGGCCAGCTCACAGGAATCATTTCAGTAGCGGCATTCAATTTCATCGTACAACTGCCCAAACTGATCATGCTGGTATTCAGTGAAAGGTCTTTGTTTTCCAGTTGTTTCAGGTAACGCATCATCTGGCTCTCGCTGCGGTGTGTATTGAACACAGGGTGTGTTAAATATTCAGAGCTACGCAGCAGGGCATTGGGTAACTGGTAAGCAACACCGTTTGCATTGGCTGCTGTTAACAGATAGCCCGTACTTTTCTCGGTAAGTGATTCAAATATTTTGATGATGGTATTAGCATCTTCTATGGATGTGGTTTCGTCTATGCTGATATGCACAGTGCCATCGGCTGCATAATGGAAATTGGTATGGAATTTCTCTGCCATTTTTTTCAAAGCCGCCGCATCAACACCTGCAACATGCAGTGTGTCGAAATAGAACGCATTCTTTTGTTCAATACCCAGCTTGCTCAATCCTTTGGCTACCGCTTGTGTCAATGCATGTACCCGGGAAGCGATGGCTTTGAGTCCAGCTGCACCATGATACACAGCATACATAGCCGCCATATTGGCCAGCAATGCCTGCGCCGTACAAATATTAGACGTTGCTTTTTCGCGTTTGATGTGTTGCTCCCTCGTTTGCAAAGCCATACGCAATGCACGGTTGCCCTGCGCATCGATGCTCACGCCGATCAACCTGCCGGGCATGCCGCGTTTGAATTCGTCTTTGGTGGCAA
Coding sequences within it:
- a CDS encoding porin family protein; translation: MKKIMMVMGAFLMVCCFTKAKAQVMGVKGGFSIADISSTGGNSRTSGHAGLFFNSLLTKSSRNWYIQPEILYSGEGERFQTPVGDRVIALSYINVPVMFQYYPARQVYVEAGPQLGMLVGAADKDPSSKINVMSDYNKFALSAGLGVGIQATDQIGFDARYNFGLTNIVANTNSLHYSNVLQVGVAVRIK
- a CDS encoding FAD-binding oxidoreductase, whose product is MIIQNWWVTTLLEEKYMFCKPLQAHRKCDVLIIGGGMSGVSAAAALMNKGLSVVLLEKNILGGSSSGRSAGFLTPDSELELSQLVRRYGLKGANEIWEVPVKGIALIKEYVTKYHINCDFRVQDSLFMGIGKSGWQDVQDEMKCRKHVGFTNQTLYNKQELDNLVGSAGFTGAVRYTDTYGINPLQYLQGMKHHLQEAGIDIYESTEVLRIEGNTAYTHAGSVAAGQIIVAIDKMEHQFNKVADEVFHAQTFLSISEPLNDQELYQLYPSGDDLQMWDSTLVYSYWRLVEGNRILLGGGNAITTFLPKAWNHEDVIDGVHKRFKSHFPFLRDLHFIQYWPGLIDTTRDLLPTIVRDASNPRIHFILGVVGLPWASFCGDFVARNILGTADEDSHKYFEYFTDRRYFAIPVWVEHLLGKPVVFACSNGWAKYYQKDLQHLPKEKKKEF
- the fsa gene encoding fructose-6-phosphate aldolase encodes the protein MKFFIDTGNLSQIKEAHDLGILDGVTTNPSLMAKEGIKGEAAIANHYKTICELVDGDVSAEVLSTDFATIVEEGKKLAAIHPNIVVKVPMIKDGVKAIKWFTDKGIRTNCTLVFSAGQAILAAKAGASYVSPFIGRIDDSGWDGMELIAQIRHIYDIQNFKTEILAASIRSALHITKAAEAGADVCTCPLDSILGLLKHPLTDIGLAKFLEDAKKM
- a CDS encoding serine hydrolase: MRILFLHRQQAVWLLLLLLCPRLVPAQEKTDPWLQQLLNSKAPPLLQKVLNHPDSFQYQIIYTEINRDANNRPHFKNHYLHVDRNRYFNPASTVKLPTALVALEKLRTLSKYGVDRRTHMLTDSSFSSQSAVWSDSSSADGYPSVEHYIKKIFLISDNDAYNRLYEFVGQATLNRTLWSKGYPDIRIVRRFTPMSEEENRHTNAIRFEKNGTLLYQQPAAYSDIPFDYSKQALVGNAFYDRHDSLIHQPMDFTRHNNFPLEDLQQILQSVLFPQSVPASKRFHLSDEDEQLLYRYMSEYPSESEHPRYDTTTYFDSYTKFFLFKDGRQKIPSNIRIFNKTGWSYGYLTDAAYIVDFEKKIEFMLSGVIYVNRDGILNDDKYEYEETGYPFFKEVGRIIYEYEQNRKRSHQPNLSKFAFKKAIP
- a CDS encoding Gfo/Idh/MocA family oxidoreductase; protein product: MQQIRTALLSFGMSGRVFHAPFIHLHPGLELYDVWERTKSASLEFYPGIRIFRSLEELLADERIELVIVNTPTNTHFEYTKKVLEAGKHAVVEKAFTTSVAEAIELQQLAAQKHKKISVFQNRRWDSDFKTVKKIVEEGWLGDITEAEFHFDRYKEELSPKMHKEIPGPGAGVLNDLGPHLIDQALFLFGMPDALFADIRITRPVSQVDDYFELLLYYKTMRVRLKAGYLVREPLPSFIVHGHKGSFIKTRADVQEADLIENKKPGGTDWGIEPVSEEGLLHTEKNGKIIRERVHTLQGNYYAYYEAVYHALTQNTEMPVTVQDGINVVRIIETAVQSSAAGKLIQL
- a CDS encoding lipase family protein, which codes for MPIRKIVTCIYSLLFICYLNAKGQTILLKPGFNKAEYTELLKISARQSDAPEVASIPAPEHFVRIYLSATSGLDNRWELWTSSNGIAVISIRGTTSHDASWLENFYAAMVPAAGSIKLTNDFTFNYHLTDHPRAAVHAGWLIGTAFLSKDILPKIDSLYAKGTKQFIILGHSQGGTISFLLTAYLENQKSTKRLPSDIRFKTYSSAAPKPGNLYFAYDYERLTMGGWGLTVVNQADWVPETPVSIQTLDDFNAVNPFSNISPLIKKQKFPKNLFIRHVYNQLNKSPIRSRKKYERYLGKTAGGLAKKYLPGYEPPKYIPSMNYARCGQYIVLQADTAYYRKYPDNPQKVFIHHGILPYLYLTSRLPD
- the gcvP gene encoding aminomethyl-transferring glycine dehydrogenase is translated as MKLFEEQSVEFQHRHIGPGEQDTQAMLKTIGASTLEELVGKTVPDAIRIKKPLDLPAAISEFEYLSELKKVAAKNKVYKNYIGQGYYGTITPSVILRNVFENPGWYTQYTPYQAEISQGRLESLLNFQTMVADLTGLPIANASLLDEATAAAEAMAMIFHHLNKTDVISKPRLFVDNSIFQQTKDVLVTRATPIGIELVYGDYHTASLDNTYFGAILQYPNSHGAVEDQRAFIEQVHAAGGLVIMATDILALTLLTPPGELGADVAVGNTQRFGVPMGYGGPHAAFFATKDEFKRGMPGRLIGVSIDAQGNRALRMALQTREQHIKREKATSNICTAQALLANMAAMYAVYHGAAGLKAIASRVHALTQAVAKGLSKLGIEQKNAFYFDTLHVAGVDAAALKKMAEKFHTNFHYAADGTVHISIDETTSIEDANTIIKIFESLTEKSTGYLLTAANANGVAYQLPNALLRSSEYLTHPVFNTHRSESQMMRYLKQLENKDLSLNTSMISLGSCTMKLNAATEMIPVSWPEFGGLHPFVPAEQATGYQQIIEELSAFLCQITGFTACSLQPNSGAQGEYAGLLSIRSYHAAHNQAHRNVVLIPISAHGTNPASAVMAGFKVVVVKCDDAGNIDVADLKEKAVQYKDTLGVLMVTYPSTHGVFEETIKDICNIIHENGGLVYMDGANMNAQVGLTSPGTIGADVCHLNLHKTFAIPHGGGGPGMGPICVNDKLAPYLPGHANTGNGRLAVSAAPYGSASILLISYAYIKMLGADGVKMATEYAILNANYMKARLEKYYKILYTGSNGTCAHEFIVDLRPFKQSVGIEAEDVAKRLIDYGFHAPTLSFPVPGTIMIEPTESEDKAELDRFCDALISIYEEIRAIEEGHSDKADNPLKHAPHTQAVVCGDEWPHAYSRKEAAFPLYYVTQNKFWPSVARVNNTHGDRNLVCTCEPVSAYAENA